tatatatatatatatatgtatagatggaagaatatatattcaaaatgatgCCATCTACAAAGAGGTGATCAAAGGAATGAAATGACGGTTAAAATTATTCATACTTGAACAGATGAATCGTGAATAAATGATTCCAATATATTAAACTTTTCCCAGAACTGTAACGataatttttcttacattttaatcattcagtcttttttttcatatttgatttcGTTCTGTATAATTAAAATTCCCCCAATGCATTTATCAAATCTTCTAAACTAAcacacgccatatatatatataaatatatatatatatatatatatatatatatatatatatatatatatatatatatatatatatatatatatatatatacacacacacacacacacacacacatatatatatatatatatatatatattatagatagataaatagatagatttttttgtataactatatatgtatgtataaatgagtgTATGTGTTTATTGTGTATAAGTTAACATTATCAAAGAAAACTGTATGAGAGAAAATGCTTCATGTTCTAACATTGCcataagattgagagagagagagagagagagagagagagagagagagagagagagagagagagagagagagagagagcgtatcaaACCCTTGAGCGATGCCTTCTGGCCCGTAGGACTCTCGTATAACAGTAGCACCACCAATCCCTTCACTCCTACCTACCAATCTAACGAAGGGTCCTATATACCCTGAGGCGCCTCCAAGGAACTCCTCCGTCCCAGGACACTGGCTCTCAGATTACGTTAACCAGAGAAGCTGTTATACTTGTAGGGCCCTCGTCTTCCCTCATTAGCTGCTTGATAACGTCGTGTAAGGAGCCAGGAAAGTCGGAATGTTTAGCCAGGGAGGTTATCATCACACCAGGTGAGGACACTAGAGAGATGAGATGGTCTGAAGATAGTGTTTCCTGTTGCAGTGGTGCGCTTTTTTGACTATTTGTCTATCCTCGCGAGTggatgattaagagagagagagagagagagagagagagagagagagagagagagggagaagataGTTGAAGTTCATCCAGAATAGGATGATATACGATTAATGTTTAAGATGGATGATAAAAAATGCAAGTGAGTTATTAGGAATtgggtgtataaatatatgtatattttcatatatacatacacacacatatatatatataatatatatatatatatatatatatatatatatattatatatatatatttatatatatataaatacaattatatatatatatatatatatatatatatatatacatatatatatatgtatatatattatatatatatatatatatatatatatatatatatactgtatactatataccccctttctgagtggggataccttgacgtgggtgaaagtgtttgtgtaacgccatgatcaacaaagctgtactagtcatggtcataCAATACCAAGCTCCGTCGATGCTAATAACTCAGTACATCAaactaatgagagagaggagagagagagagagagagagagagagagagagagagaggagagagagagagagagagagaggagagagagagagagagagagaggaacactaCCTCAACATGCATATGCTGAGTAGACGTCTTAAGAATCAAAACAAATTTATCAACAAAACTTGATAGATAAaaccaaaacattattattattattattattattatcattattattattattattatcattaaatgctaagctacaaccctagttggaaaagcaggaggctataagcccaggagccccaacagggaaaatagcccagtgaggaaaggaaataaagaaaaataaaatatcttaagtatagtaacaacattaaaataaatattccctataaaaactataaaaactgtaacaaaacaagaggaagagaaactagatagaagtgtgctcgagtgtaccctcaagcaagagaactctaacccaagacagtggaagaccatttgaAACATAATCAAAACATTTAATGAATTAAATGCACGTGATTTCAATTCCCCTTAATCCTTTTACCAATAGTGGTTTTACCTAATATGATCAATGCGAATGATTTTATTTTTACGGTAGTTCAATTTAAGATCCCTACCTTCATCTAATTTTTAAAAATTGGTATCTTTACCTTCACAATTACTGCgacttatatatgcatacacatatacacatacacacacacacacacacatatatatatatatatatatatatatatatatatgtgtgtgtgtgtatatatatatatatatatatatatatatatatatatatatatatttttgtgtatatatatatatatatatatatatatatatatattcatatatatatatatatatatatatatatatatatgtatatatatatatacgtatatgtacatatatatacacacatatatatgcatagatatatagatatatatatatatgtatatatatatatatatatatataaattatatatatatatatatatatatatatatatatatatatatatatatatatatatatatatatatgtgtgtgtgtgtgtgtgcgtgtgtgtgcatgtaaaagAGATCGTGTGTCTTCATCTAACTTAAGCTCTTCAAGTAATTACATTCAACATTCAACTCTTACTGTTCATCTAAGCTTATCAACTTACGCTATAATAGGGTCATTAGATACTGTAATTCTAGCTTAAAAGCAACATCATACCACCAAAcagttatttactctctctctctctctctctctctctctctctcttctctctctctctctctctctctctctctctctctctctctctctctatatatatatatatatatatatatatacacacatatatatatatatatatatatatatatatatatatatatatatatatatatattatatatatatatacagtatatatatatgtatatgtatatatatatatacatatatatatatatatatatacatatatatatatatatatatatatatatatatatatatatatacacaatcatgacTCAGTATATATAGAATTAGTGTTCAAAATCATACAAAAACTAGGAGACTGATTTCATAGATACATGGAATTATATCAATGAAGGAACATTGACAATTCAGATTCATCTCGTGAatattgttcagagagagagagagagaaagagagagagagagagagagagagagagagagagagagagagagagagagagagagagagagagagagagagagagagagagagttaaataactgATCGTATCTCTAATGTTAAAACTACACGGGAGCTATGCCAAACAAAATCAAATTAACTTCAGTGACATAGGGTCAGAATTGGTTAAGGaatcacgttattattattattattattattattattattattattattattattattctttcatcgACAAACTATTGACTCATTTGAGAAAGCCTTTCCAATTTTTCTACAGACTGTTAATCTTTGgataaactatataaacaaaagTCTTCTTGCTCTACATTATCCCAATTCATCCATAGACTTTATCTTTGGATAAGTTATATACACTTATCATCTTGCTTTACATCATCCCAATTCTTCTACGGACTATGTTTATCTTTGGATAAGTTAGATAAACTAATACTAAGTTGTTTTTAGAGCCCTGGTATACCGTGAGCACCAGAGCTCTATTCAAAGTGCAAACGAGCACTCGTTAACCTCCCACCGTGAGCACCAGAGCTCTATTCAAAGTGCAAACGAGCACTCGCTAACCTCCCACCGTGAGCACCAGAGCTCTATTCAAAGTGCAAACGAGCACTCGCTAACCTCCCACCGTGAGCACCAGAGCTCTATTCAAAGTGCAAACGAGCACTCGCTAACCTCCCACCGTGAGCACCAGAGCTCTAATCAAAGTGCAAACGAGCACTCGCTAACCTCCCACCGTGAGCACCAGAGCTCTAATCAAAGTGCAAACGAGCACTCGCTAACCTCCCACCGTGAGCACCAGAGCTCTAATCAAAGTGCAAACGAGCACTCGCTAACCTCCCACCGTGAGCACCAGAGCTCTATTCAAAGTGCAAACGAGCACTCGCTAACCTCCCACCGTGAGCACCAGAGCTCTATTCAAAGTGCAAACGAGCACTCGCTAACCTCCCACCGTGAGCACCAGAGCTCTATTCAAAGTGCAAACGAGCACTCGCTAACCTCCCACCGTGAGCACCAGAGCTTTAATCAAAGTGCAAACGAGCACTCGCTAACCTCCCACCGTGAGCACCAGAGCTCTATTCAAAGTGCAAACAAGCACTCGTTAACCTCCCACCGTGAGCACCAGAGCTTTAATCAAAGTGCAAACAAGCACTCGTTAACCTCCCGCCTTCAAGACACAAAAGCATCAAAACAGAGCCGTTGTTAAATTTTGATTCTGTTTCgaaaacaacaaaataaatgtTCAGAGAGAATGAAACATGATTACACTGCCTTGTATTCTTCAACCTGTAACTGGATTCAGCACGTGTCtcgaaaaatatgaataatttttcataCGAGTATCATATAACGCTGTCAGTAGGCAGACATACAGATctcatattaatctctctctctctctctctctctctctctctctctctctctctctctctctctctctct
This genomic stretch from Palaemon carinicauda isolate YSFRI2023 chromosome 12, ASM3689809v2, whole genome shotgun sequence harbors:
- the LOC137651157 gene encoding osteocalcin 2-like, with amino-acid sequence MFSQGGYHHTRALVYREHQSSIQSANEHSLTSHREHQSSIQSANEHSLTSHREHQSSIQSANEHSLTSHREHQSSIQSANEHSLTSHREHQSSNQSANEHSLTSHREHQSSNQSANEHSLTSHREHQSSNQSANEHSLTSHREHQSSIQSANEHSLTSHREHQSSIQSANEHSLTSHREHQSSIQSANEHSLTSHREHQSFNQSANEHSLTSHREHQSSIQSANKHSLTSHREHQSFNQSANKHSLTSRLQDTKASKQSRC